One genomic segment of Primulina tabacum isolate GXHZ01 chromosome 9, ASM2559414v2, whole genome shotgun sequence includes these proteins:
- the LOC142504477 gene encoding nuclear transcription factor Y subunit B-6-like: MELGGNEGFHGYQKLPRTSSAMKSPEISMGQPSPQTNHHNTAEDTECTVREQDRFMPIANVIRIMRKILPPHAKISDDAKETIQECVSEYISFITSEANDRCQREQRKTITAEDVLWAMSKLGYDDYIEPLTLYLHRHREFDGGERGSLRGEPIVKRAPDNASFGFPGFPPAGFHVAHHHGFFGAPMMNGFLKDPGNVDPSHGAAMPLACVEPGAVVRRRKVNGCLNALVLF; the protein is encoded by the exons ATGGAACTCGGAGGAAATGAAGGTTTCCATGGCTACCAGAAGCTTCCAAGGACAAGCTCTG CTATGAAATCCCCAGAAATCAGTATGGGGCAGCCGTCGCCTCAAACGAATCACCACAACACTGCTGAGGACACTGAATGCACAGTGCGCGAGCAAGACCGCTTCATGCCAATCGCGAATGTAATCCGTATCATGCGCAAGATCCTCCCTCCGCACGCCAAAATCTCGGACGATGCAAAGGAAACAATCCAAGAATGTGTCTCCGAGTACATCAGCTTCATCACCAGCGAAGCCAATGACAGGTGCCAGCGCGAGCAGAGGAAGACTATCACGGCGGAGGACGTTCTATGGGCCATGAGCAAACTCGGCTACGACGACTACATTGAGCCGCTGACCCTCTACCTGCACCGGCACCGCGAGTTTGATGGAGGGGAACGCGGCTCGTTGAGAGGGGAGCCGATTGTGAAGAGGGCACCGGATAATGCTTCTTTTGGGTTTCCGGGATTTCCCCCGGCGGGTTTTCACGTGGCGCATCACCATGGCTTCTTTGGAGCTCCGATGATGAATGGGTTCTTGAAAGATCCAGGCAATGTGGATCCATCGCACGGTGCTGCGATGCCTTTGGCCTGTGTGGAGCCAGGAGCAGTTGTAAGAAGGAGAAAAGTGAATGGGTGTCTGAATGCTTTGGTTTTATTTTAG
- the LOC142555843 gene encoding nudix hydrolase 2, producing MSSSMLPVSSEKQVERILEAKNDDHGGVIVEMTNDPMDPGVFASLLRASLTHWRKEGKRGVWIKIPIDLVNLVEPAIKEGFYFHHAEPRYLMLVHWLPSGANTLPANATHRVGIGAFVLNEKNEVLVVQEKSGRFRGTGVWKFPTGVVDEGEDICDTAVREVKEETGIDSKFIEILAFRQSHKSFFEKSDLFFLCMMQPLSFDIQPQEAEIEAAQWMPYEEYTAQPFVQEHELLRYIADICKQKKEKGDEGYSGFSPVPTMTGFSDNKGYLYLNRHDLNLS from the exons ATGAGTTCTTCCATGTTACCGGTTTCGTCAGAGAAGCAAGTGGAGAGGATCTTGGAGGCGAAAAACGATGATCATGGAGGAGTGATAGTAGAAATGACCAATGACCCCATGGATCCTGGTGTATTTGCTTCTTTACTAAGAGCTTCGCTTACCCATTGGAGAAAAGAG GGAAAGAGGGGTGTGTGGATTAAAATTCCTATTGATCTTGTGAATCTTGTTGAGCCTGCTATCAAG GAAGGATTCTATTTTCACCATGCAGAACCTAGATATTTGATGCTCGTGCATTGGCTTCCTAGTGGTGCAAATACTCTGCCAGCTAATGCCACACATCGAGTGGGTATTGGTGCATTCGTCTTGAATGAAAAGAACGAA GTTCTAGTTGTTCAGGAAAAGAGTGGCAGATTTCGAGGAACGGGGGTGTGGAAATTCCCAACGGGAGTTGTTGATGAG GGTGAAGATATCTGCGATACTGCAGTCAGGGAAGTAAAAGAAGAAACAGGA ATCGACTCAAAATTTATTGAAATTCTAGCATTCAG ACAGAGCCACAAATCATTCTTTGAGAAATCAGATCTATTCTTCCTTTGCATGATGCAACCTCTCTCATTTGACATCCAGCCACAGGAAGCAGAAATAGAGGCAGCACAG TGGATGCCGTATGAAGAATACACAGCTCAACCATTTGTTCAGGAGCACGAGCTCCTTAGATACATTGCTGATATAtgcaaacaaaagaaagaaaagggCGATGAAGGATACTCTGGATTTTCTCCCGTGCCTACGATGACTGGGTTTTCTGATAACAAGGGCTATTTGTACTTAAACAGGCATGACCTCAACCTTTCATGA